In Clostridium thermosuccinogenes, the genomic stretch ACCACCGCTCCACCGCTGTCTTTGATAATTTCAATCCCTGATCCTGCAGCTCCCTCATTTTCGGAAGACTTTGCTCCTGATTTGCTCTGGGCTCCGGCATTATTATTGGAGCTGCCTTGCGATGTTTCCTGGGATTCCTTAACAGATCTGATTCTCAGCATGACATTTTCCGTCAGCTCATAAACGAGGTTGATGTTCTTTATGTCGGCGTCCTCAGTGGCTCCCCCCGCAGCCTTTATGGCATCATCGATCAACTGGCCCTTTTTCAGCGTTACTATCCCTTCATTTTTGACGCACCCCACCACATAAACCTTGATCTCCTCAACCTCGGCTTCAGGCTCTGCCACGTTTTGCCCGCCTTCCGATTCGGCCTTCTGGTTTGCCGCTTCCGGTTTCCTGTCTGTCGTGGGTATATCCGATGTTCCTTTACTTTCCTCCCACGCCATGGAAAAATCATCGTCATTTTTTATAATTATATCCGCGCCGCTGCTGTTCACAGCATAGCCAATTGCCAGTGCCGCCGCCAGCAACACCAATGCAGCAATAACAACCAGGCTCTTTTTTATGTAGATTTCTCTGCCAAATAAGTTAATAAGCAAGACCATTCCTCCTCATACCCATTTATGTCAAACATTGAAGTATTTATCCATGGTCAAGACAAGCCTTCATACCAGCGACTGACGCCATGGACTTTAGGCTAAGTTTTATGTAAAATCATGTTGTTTTATGAAAATATTTGTATATTTATATTCTACATTTAACATCTTTTTCCTTTTTTTATAAATTATCTTTTTTTAAAAGATAGTACTCTTTTAATGCTTTTTTTGATATACTTTTATATGCGTGTTCAGCAGTGCTGCCACGCTTATTTTGCAAGGCGGGCTTAAGATGCTTTGCTCTTGTATTTTGACATTGTATGGAGGACCACAATGAGGAAAATATTTTCAGTGTTATTGGCAATTTCGGTTTTAAGCGCATGTATTTCCAATGTGCATGCAGAAGAACTAAATATAGATGCACCTTCTTACATTTTGATAGATCCTGAAACAGGCAGGTCGCTGGCGGAAAAAGAACCCGATGAAAAAATGTATCCTGCCAGCACCACAAAGATCATGACTGCAATAATCGCCCTTGAGCAAGGCGATTTAAATCAGATGGCTACGGCCAGCGCAAAAGCTATTGATCTGGAATATGGCTCAATGCATATAGGAATTATGCAAGGTGAACAGATTGTACTGGAAGATTTGCTAAATGCCATGATGGTAAGGTCTGCCAATGATGCTGCAAATATCATCGCCGAAAATGTGGGAGCTTCCTATGATGATTTTATCGAGCAAATGAACAAAAAGGCCCGCGAACTGGGGGCTACGAATACGCATTTCGTAAATCCCCATGGAATGCACAATGATGATCATTACACCACGGTCTGCGATATGGCGACAATTGCGCGTTACGCCATGTCAATAGACAAGTTCAGGGAAATCGTTAAAAAGCCCTATTACGATATGAAGCCTACAAACAAGCATGAAGAATGGGACAGGTTGTATACCATAAACAGATTCCTTACCAATCTTCAGGAATATAAGTCGGATTATTTTACACCCATAGGTATAAAATCGGGATACACGAGCCAGGCTGGAAACACTCTGGTGTCAGCTGCGGTAAACGATAGCGGGATGGAGCTGATTGCTGTGGTTTTTGGCGCAAAAGGCTCCAACAACAACTCCGATGTTTATGATTTCTCCAAAGAGCTTCTCGAATATGGATTTAAAAATTTCTCCCGAAAGAAGCTTTTAAAATCCAATCAGTTAGTAGAGAGCGTAAATGTGGAGGATGCAACTGACAACCCAAGCCTTGATCTGGTGGCAGAGTCGGACATTTCGGCTATCCTTCCTTCAGACCAGGATCTCTCCCTTCTGGAGAAAAACATAGTTTTAATTTCCCCCACCATCAGTGCCCCTGTTTCTAAGGGTGATGTTCTGGGCTATGTCGAGTTTAGGCAGGATGGTGTTCTTCTTGGCAAGACTAATATTGTGGCATCCCGGTCGATTGACAAAAGCACTAAAGCAATAGAGAAGTTTAGTGAAGAAGTAGCATCGGCAAGACCCAGGCTGAAAAATTTTCTCATCGGCACTGCTACAGCTCTGGTTGCTTTTCTGCTGTTGAGAATCATACTTCGCAGGATTTCCAGAGCCAGATTTTCATCCAGATATTCCACAAAAAGCAGAAAACATTATAGAAATTGAAATATTATAGGAATCATTACCATATAAAATAACCGTCAACCGGCATTTTATGTTGATTGACGGTTTTGACACCTATGCCCCTGTAGATGGAGCCCTGCATTTTAACCTATGAGTACACATAATTTTTGTCTGTATCGTTACAAAACCTTTCTTTAATTAATCATGTTTTTATTATATAATAGTTATGCAGCTTTTACAGTTATATTAAAGGAGTGAGAATATGACTTCGGAACCACGCTATAGCGTAAGGCCAATACGGAATCTGAAGGACATGCTCGCACAGAGTGTCCGGCTTTATGGTGAAAACAATGCTTTTCTTCTGAAAGACGACAACAATAATTACCGGGGTGTAAAATATAAGGAATATAACAGTGATATTGAAGGTCTTGGAACCGCTCTCATCAATCTTGGCCTGAAGGACAAATACATTGCGGTGATCGGTGAAAACAGATATGAATGGACTGTATCTTATCTGGCTGTAGTGAATGGAACGGGAGTAGTCGTACCTCTTGACAAGGACCTTCCTTTGCAGGAACTTCAAAACCTCCTGGAAAGATCTGGCGCCAGTGCGGTAATATTCTCCGGCAAGCTGGAAAATGAATTTAGGAAGGTACAGGCATCAGTACCGTCGGTAAAGTATTTTATTAATATGGACAGCGAGGAGGACGATGGGAGTTTCCTCTCATACCGTCGCCTTATCGAGAAAGGAAAGCAGCTTGTTCAGGCCGGTGACACATCTTTTATCGATGCAGAAATCGATGATGAGGCAATGAGCATTTTGCTCTTTACGTCCGGTACTACCGACCTTGCCAAGGGAGTAATGCTTTCCCATAAAAATATATGCTCAAATATTATGGCTGTATGTTCTTCCCTTTATATAGATGACAAGGACAGCGCCCTTTCCATACTGCCCTTACATCATACATATGAGTGCACTTGCGGGTTCCTGGTTATGATATATAATGGCTGTACCATATCCTTCATCGAAGGCCTGAGGCATATAGTCAAGAACATGCAGGAGACCAAGCCTTCGATAATAATGGCTGTGCCCCTTATCCTGGAAGGCATGTACAAAAAAATATGGGACAAAGTTTCCAAGAATCCGGTACATAAATATAAGTTAAAGGCAGCTGTCGCAATAAGTGATTTCCTTTATCATGTCCTTAAAATTGATATAAGGAAAAAGCTTTTCAAGCAAATTCATGACAACTTCGGAGGCCGTTTAAGGCTCGTCATATCAGGAGCTGCCGCCATCGATCCGAAGGCTTTGAAAGGTCTTAGGTCCTTCGGTCTTAATGTGCTGCAAGGCTACGGATTGACCGAATGCTCCCCTATAGTGACTGTTAACCGGGAAGAAGCCCATATCAATAGCTCGATAGGTTTGCCGCTTCCGGGAGTAGAAGTGCAGCTGGCGGATATCGGTCCCGATGGTGTGGGCGAGCTGATTGTTAAAGGTGATAATGTGATGCTCGGCTATTTCAAGAATGAAGCCGCCACACAAAAGGTTATGAAGGATGGATGGTTTTACACCGGCGATCTGGGACGCCTTGATGAAAAAGGATTCTTTTATATAACCGGAAGAAAGAAAAATGTCATCGTCACCAAAAACGGCAAGAACATATTCCCTGAGGAGGTTGAGACCTACCTCAACAGAAGCCCGTATATACAAGAATCTCTGGTATGGGGCAAATACGACCAGATTACGGGTGAAACCTTCGTAAATGCGCAGATTTATCCCGATTTAGAGGCGATAAAGCAAAAATTAAAGACAAATGAGGTAAGCCAGGAAGACATTCACAGGATAATCAGCGCCGAAATAAAGGCCGTAAATCATTCCATGCCGTTATACAAGCATGTGCGCGGATTTACCATACGCGAAAACGAGTTCGCTAAAACTACCACCAAGAAGATTAAACGCTATGCCGAAAAGGTAGGTTGATTAAAAAGCCGGCTGTCCGTCAATGGAACAGCCGGCTTTTTATGAATAATCGACTCAGTCTTTCCTGAAATTAACTCATTTCGTTAGCATTTTCAACAGTATAGCTCCCAGTTAAGGAATTAATATGCTTGCTGCGGGACAAATCGATTCCCTTCGTTTAGGATTTGCCTTATACTTCCCTGCACCAACTGTCTCAATTAACTCCCCACGATTCTGTCTCAAATTAGCTGCACAGCAAATTAAATGATGATATCAGTCAGCTTTATAATATCATCCACTATATAGTCGGGAGATGCTTTAAGCAAATCCTCGGTGGAGCCTATACCGTAGGTGACACCGCAGGTATAAGTTCCTGCTGCTTTACCGGCCTCAACATCGGTGTAGGTGTCTCCTATCATAATAGTCTTTTTCGGGTCCTCTCCGAAAGCATCCAAAACTTTAAGGATCCCTTCAGGATCAGGCTTTAATTTTTTGAGCGACTCAGGGCCAATCACGATGTTGAAGCGGTCTGCAACCCCAAGCTTGTCCAGTATGCTCAAACTGATATCCTCAGGCTTGTTAGTCACCAGGGCAATCTTTTTACCCTTAAAAAAATCCAGCGTCTCTTCAACATTTTTATAAAGCTTTGTTTCTTTAACACTGTTGTCCAGATAGTATTTTTTGTAAAAAGATATCGCTTCACGGATGACTTCATCATCACAGCCTTTAAAGCACGACCTTATCAGGTTATCCGCGCCCCATCCTATATAGCTTATAATCTCATCCCTGGGCAGAGGCGGCCTGCCAAAGTGCTTGAGAGAGTACTCCACCGCACCGGCTATATCGTCCCTGGAATCTATGATAACTCCATCAAAGTCGAATATTAACACATTGATATAAGGTTTTTGATTTTTATGCACAATTGATCCCCTAACTTTTTATATCCCGTAAGTTATTTATAAGTGATGATTCCGTCGGACCAAAGCCTTTCAAGGTTATAGAATTTCCTGTCTTCATCATGGAATATGTGGACTACTACCTCACCATAATCCAACAGTATCCATCTGAAGCTGTTATAACCTTCCTTGTGAAGCATAGTGTACCCTGCCTCTGCAGCCTTTTCTTCCACGCTGTCGGCAAGGGCTTTCAAATGCGTGCTGGATGTTCCGCTGCATATTACAAAATAATCGGCCAGGATTGATATGTTTTCAATGTTTATAATATTGATTTCCTTAGCCTTTTTGTCCTGGAGAGCATCCACAACCATATCAACAAGTTTTTTTGAGTCCAATAAATAATCCTTCCTTTCCCATAAACACATGAAATTGTATTTTCACTGCAATATCCTATTCAGGTAAGCTTTTGGCCTTCATTCCCTGAGTCAGGATATTGAAATCCCTTCAGTATATAATAGTAAAATCCATCCTTGGTTTGTTACCATCTTTTATTGATTTCATTGATTAGATAGTTTCTTGAGTTAACAGTATCAATGTGGAGCAGCGCTCCCTTGGAAAGCACATACCTTATGCTGCCGTCCAGAGCGGCAAGTACCGCCTTGTCCAGGTCGACAAAAGCATCCTTCCGTATTTCATCCACACCTTTAAAGTTTCTTGAAGGCTCTATTATGTCTGCCACAAATACTATTTTTTCCAACAGACTCATATTCTCCCGGCCTGTGGTGTGGTAGCATACGGCATCCAACACTTCCCTGTCGCTTACTCCATACACTTCCTCGGCAAGCTTTGATCCCAAAGGCCCGTGAAGCAATTCCGGCTGCGTTCTGCACACATCGTCCACTGGAATATGATATCTTTCACATAATTCAAACAATACTTCTCCCTTGATTTCCCGGGCACAATCATGAAGCAGTCCTGCCATAGCCGCTTTGCTCTCATCTGCTCCATACGTTTGAGCCAGCTTCACCGAAGTGTTCATAACCCCTATTGTATGATTAAACCTTCCCGGTTTCAATATTTTTTTAAGTTCACGCTTGATCTCGTCTATCGTCATAATATCTCCTCTTGGCACCGGCATTCCATATATTGCTCATCTCTGTACCGGTTGCTCAGCCCGGCACTGGATTTCATCAGAAGGATGCTCCAGCTTTTCGCGCCTTGTCCAAAGATTGGTTTAACGACGCCATGCCTGGTACGGCCGGTTTTTGGAGCGCTGTTTACGCAAAATCCTTGTAAAGCCCGTGCTCCATAATATATTGCTCCACTTTTTCAGGAACAAGATACTTTATTGATTTATTATTTCCCACCTTGCTCCTTATAGTTGTGGAAGAAATATCAATAAGAGGCATCTTTGCAATGTGAATTCTGGCGCCATAACGGTTTTTCAAATTATCAATCTCATGGGTAAAATCCTTCTCTTCAAATCCTGGTCTTAGGGTAGCGATAAACTCGCACATTTGAAAGACCTTTTCATACTGCCTCCAGGTCAGCAGGTCACGTATCACATCCGCCCCGACTATAAAAAACAGTTGGACATCCCAGCCGTACTCCTGCTTCAGTTGGGACAATGTATCCACCGTGTATGTGTATCCCTGCCTGTCTATTTCCATGCGTGATACCCTGAAGTATGGGTTGGTTTCTACCGCAAGGCGGGTCATATTATACCTGTGTTCAGCATCGGTAACCCTTGAAATATTTTTGTGCGGTGTTAGTCCCACCGGTATGAAAATTATCTCATCCAGTTGAAACTCTTCCCTTATGGTTTCAGCGGCTATCAAATGCCCATGATGCACAGGGTCGAATGTTCCTCCTGAAATACCAATTCTTTTGTGCTTCTCAGCCATTTACCATACCTTCATTTGTCTATATTTGTACTATATTTGTACTCCACAGCTGAAAAATATTATAGCATAATTGAATTTTTTCATAAAGGTTAAATTTTATATCAGGGTAAGCCTTCATTCCAGTGGCTAAAGTCATGGACTTCCGGCTAAATTTACTGTAAGGTATCCCTGATGCCTCTAAAGGGCAGCAATGTTGCAAATAATCAAACTTTACTTTCCACTTTCCATAGGTAAGCAGGAAAAGAAAATGCTGCATGAAAATCAAACTGAAATGACTGCGCTTCACACCATGGTAGAGCAGGTTGGAGCTGTCTCAAAACAGAATTTGAGACAGCTCCTTTTTATGTGGTGCATCCAGCTTCACTGAAAGTTCACATATAAAAAAGGGGGTGTTACACCCCCTGCTGGTATGCAAACTAACTACTATTTTAACCCTATATCCTTCCTGAAATGCATATCTTTGAAGCTTATCCTGCCAACCCCCTGGTAAGCTTTCTTTATAGCTTCATCCAGACTGCCTGCCGTAGCGGTAACTCCCAGAACCCGTCCGCCTGCCGTAAAATATGCTCCGTTTTCCTTTTTGGTTCCGGCATGGAATACTACAATATCCCCATCGGATTCAGCATTCTGTATGCCGGTAATCTCATAGCCCGTAGCATATTTCCCAGGGTATCCTCCCGATGCCATTATCACACATACGGCTGCGTTATCTTCCCATTCTATTTTAATGGAATCCAGCTCTTCATCGATTACGGCATTGAATATCTCCACAATATCCGTCTTTAACCTGGGCAGAACCACCTGGGTTTCAGGATCACCAAATCTGGCATTGTACTCCAGCACCTTAGGACCGTCACTGGTAAGTATCAGTCCGAAATACAGCACTCCTTTAAACTTCCGGCCTTCTTTGCTCATTGCCTCTATGGTGGGCTTATATATCTTCTCCATGCAGTACTCAGCAATTTCCGGAGTATATATCCTGCTGGGAGAAAAGGTTCCCATTCCTCCGGTATTTGGTCCCTGGTCATTGTCCAGCGCCCGTTTGTGATCCTGGGAGCTCACCATGGGGACCACAGTTTTGCCATCGGTGAAGGAAAGCACCGACACCTCCTGACCGGTAAGAAACTCTTCAATTACCACCTTGTCGCCGGATGCGCCGAAGATTTTTTCTTCCATAATGCTGTTTACTGCATCCCGCGCTTCCTCAAAGTTCTGCGCTATGACGACGCCCTTTCCCAGAGCCAGGCCATCAGCTTTTACAACTATAGGGTACTTGCTGTTTTTAAGATATTCCACTGCATCCCTGCTGTTGTCAAAAACTTCATACTCAGCAGTGGGAATGCCGTACTTTTTCATCAAAGCCTTGGAAAAGGATTTGCTCCCTTCTATTATGGCGGCCTTTTTCGTAGGACCGAAGGCTCTTATGCCTGCCTCTTCCAGCGCATCCACCATCCCTGCTGCCAGAGGATCATCCGGTGCGACCACCACCATATCCAGACTTTTGTCCAGCGAGAATTGCACAATTTTTTCTATATCCATTGCTTTTATGGGTACACACTCAGCAATGGATGCTATTCCACCATTGCCCGGCGCACAATAAATCTTGTCCACCAGTGGGCTCTGGGCGATTTTCCATACCAGGGCATGTTCCCTGCCTCCACTGCCTACTACCAGTATTTTCATATACTCCTCCGTAATTTGCATAGGACTAATCTCTGCTTTTAAAGCCATTCCTGCTTTCTGAATGTCCCATTAATGTTTAAAATGCCTTATCCCGGTAAATATCATTGCAATACCATATTTATTGCAGGCATCGATGGATTCCTGATCCTTTATGGAGCCTCCCGGCTGGATTATTGCAGTTATACCGGCTTTGGCTGCAGCCTCCACACAATCCGGAAAAGGAAAGAAGGCATCCGATGCCATAACTGCGCCTTTAGACCTTTCACCAGCATATTCAATGGCAATTCTGGCAGCCATTATCCTATTGGTCTGTCCAGGGCCAACCCCCAGCGACTGCTTGTTCCTGGCCAAGGCTATTCCATTGGATTTGCTGTGCTTTACAACCTTCATCGCAAATATCAGGTCTTCCAGCTCATCCTGAGTGGGTTTCTTTTCGGTTACGCACCTCAAATCATCCATATTGATCAATTGATTGTTGTAGGTTTGAACCAGAAGTCCTCCCGCCACCTTCTTCATGTCATATGTGCCCTCGGGAAGCTTTGCAGAAATGTTGTCCAACTGCAATATCCTGATGTTCTTCTTTTGGGAAAGTATTTCAAAGGCTTCTTTTGTGTAAGATGGCGCGATAACAATCTCTATAAATATCTTGTTGATTTCTGAGGCCGTCCTTTCATCAATCTCCCGGTTGGCCACTATTATACCTCCAAAAATGGAAACCGGGTCGGCTTCATAGGCCTTTATATATGCATCATATATGTTGTCGGCACTGGCCACACCGCATGGATTGGCATGCTTGACCGCCACCACCGTAGGCTCGTCAAATTCCTTTATCAAATCCAGAGCGCCGTTGGCATCATTTATGTTGTTAAACGACAGCTCTTTTCCATGAAGCTGTTTTGCCGATGAAATGCATCCAGAATTTGATCCCACTTCTCTGTAGAAAACGGCTTTCTGATGAGGGTTTTCTCCATATCTCATATCCTGCACCTTTTCAAAGGTCAGGGTGAGGTTCTCCGGGAAGAATTCCTCTCCCAGTTGTTCCTTCATATACTTTGAAATCAAGGTGTCATAATGGCTGGTAAGCTCAAAAACCTTGTAAGCCAGCTTGAACTTGGTTTTTACCGAAACATCGCCGGTTTCATCCATTTCCTTCAGCACAGCGTCATAATCGGACGGGTCCACAATCACCACCACATCCTGATAGTTTTTTGCAGCCGCCCTGAGCATGGTAGGTCCTCCGATGTCTATGTTTTCGATGGCTTCTTCCAACTGCACATTGTCCTTTAATATGGTTTCTTTAAAAGGATACAAATTTATGACCACCATATCAATGGTGTCGATATTGAGTTCCTTAAGCTGGCGCATATGCTCCTCATCGCTTCTTATAGCCAGCAGCCCGGCATGTATTTTGGGATGCAGCGTCTTTACCCTACCGTCAAGGCATTCAGGAAAGCCTGTTATATCCGATACGTTAACCACCTTGATCCCTGCGTCCATCAAGGTCTTGGCAGTGCCCCCCGTGGATATGATTTCAATTCCACGCTTCTCCAATTCCCGTGCAAAACCGATAATCCCGGTCTTGTCCGATACGCTTATCAATGCACGCTTTATCATATATTTCACACTCCTGACATATTATCCATATATCCTGTTTAAATCCGGCGCGGCTGCCTTAGTTTATAAGCACCGAAACCGCTTTATACGCCGGAGTTAATTCTGACTTTTCGTCCTTCCACTGTGATCCTGCCTTCGGCGAACAGCTTTATCGCTTCCGGCAGTATATTCCATTCAGCCTCCTCCATAACTCTTTTCTGAAGAGTTTCCGGGGTATCATCATCCTTGACGCAGACGGCTTTCTGCAGAATGATGGCACCGGCATCGGCCTCGAGATCAACAAAATGCACTGTAGCCCCGGTCACCTTTACTCCGTACTCCAGAGCTTTGATATGCGGGATCAGTCCATAATAGCCTTTTCCGCAGAAAGAAGGTATGAGGGAAGGATGAACATTGATTATCCGGTTTTTATATCTTGTAATAAAGGTTTCTCCCAGGATGGACAGGAAGCCTGCCATCACCACCAGATCGACATCATATTTGCTGAAATGCTCGATCAATGCTCTGTCATACTCGTCAACCCCTGCATAATCCTTCCTGGGTATGCAGACAGCAGGTATGCCATGCCTGTTTGCCCGTTCCAACGCATATGCTCCCGGTCTGCTGGACACAACAGTCACTATGGAGCAGTCCTTCAAGTACCCGCTGTTTATTTTATCAATTATTGCCTGAAGGTTTGTGCCGCCACCTGAAACCAGCACTCCAATTCTTAACATATATCCACTCCTGAATCTCCTTTAATCAACTCGCCGATTATATATGCCTTCTCACCTTTTTCATTAAGGTATGCAGCCACATCCCCGGCAATATTTCTATCCACTGCCATTACCATACCGATTCCCATGTTAAAGGTATTAAACATATCCTTCTCCGGAATGTCCCCTATCTTCTGTATGAGGCTGAAAATGGGAAGCACCGGCCAGGTTCCTTTGTTTATCCTTACTCTAAGGCCTTCCGGCACCATTCTCGGTATGTTTTCTATAAAGCCTCCTCCGGTGATATGAGAAATACCCTTTATCTCAAATCTTTCTATCAAATCCGCCACCGTCTTGACATATATCCGTGTAGGCTTCAGCAGTTCCTCTCCCAGGGTTGTGCCCAGGGATTCCACATACTCATTAAGCTTTTCCCGGGTGGGGTTAAATACCTTTCTCACCAGGGAATAACCATTGCTGTGGATACCGGACGAAGCCAGCCCTATGAGGACATCTCCTTCCTCTATGCTTTTTCCGTCAATTATCCTGCTTTTATCCACTATGCCCACTGCAAATCCTGCCACATCATATTCATTCTCCGGGTAAAATCCCGGCATTTCAGCAGTTTCGCCTCCTATCAGCGAGCATCCGGCCATTACACATCCGTCGGCTACACCCTTTACGATATTGGCCACCTTTTCAGGCCTGTTTTTTCCCACTGCGATATAATCCAGAAAAAACAGAGGTTCAGCACCACTGCATGCAATATCGTTCACACACATGGCGACACAATCTATTCCTATGGTATCATGCTTGTCCATAAGGAATGCTATTTTCAGCTTCGTACCTACTCCATCGGTTCCCGACACCAGAACCGGCTCTTTAAACTTAGCCTTGTCCAGGGCAAACAGACCTCCGAATCCTCCTATATCCGTCAACACTTCAGGTCTGAAAGTCCTTCTCACATGATCTCGCATCAGCCTGACTGCTTCATAGCCAGCTTCCACATCCACTCCGGATTCTTTATATGTTGTCATTGGATCACTCCTGTCCGCATTATTTTACAGCCTGATGATAAATCCTGCTGTAAAAGCCAATTTTACAGTAAATCAAATTTAATATAACTGGGTTGAAAACATCCGCCGCATCTCAAAATAGGCTCCTGTGCCATTGCAGCGCGGCAACACGGCTTAAGTTCCCAATCTTCATTTTGTTAGTTCCACACCGCATCGGCAGGTGCTTTATCTTTTTCCACCGCACAAATATTTGCTTCCTTCCCCGGGAACCTCCATGGGATATTCGCCGGTGAAACAGGCGCTGCAAAAACCACATTTTGCTCCCACCGGTGTCTTGAGAAGTCCCTCAAGGCTGAGATAACCCAAGCTGTCGGCCCCTATCAGCTGCCGGACTTCTTCTATTGAGCTGATGGAAGCCACCAGCTGCTTGCCGGATGGTATATCAACTCCAAAATAACATGGATACTTCATAGGCGGTGAGCTCACCCTCATGTGCACCTCTTTTGCTCCCGCATCCTTCAAAGCCTTGATAATTCTCTTGGTGGTCGTTCCCCTTACTATGGAATCGTCTATTATGACAAGCCTTTTTCCCTCTATCGCATTTTTCATTACGTTCAATTTGATTTTTACGCCCATTTCCCTTTGCTC encodes the following:
- the purH gene encoding bifunctional phosphoribosylaminoimidazolecarboxamide formyltransferase/IMP cyclohydrolase; translation: MIKRALISVSDKTGIIGFARELEKRGIEIISTGGTAKTLMDAGIKVVNVSDITGFPECLDGRVKTLHPKIHAGLLAIRSDEEHMRQLKELNIDTIDMVVINLYPFKETILKDNVQLEEAIENIDIGGPTMLRAAAKNYQDVVVIVDPSDYDAVLKEMDETGDVSVKTKFKLAYKVFELTSHYDTLISKYMKEQLGEEFFPENLTLTFEKVQDMRYGENPHQKAVFYREVGSNSGCISSAKQLHGKELSFNNINDANGALDLIKEFDEPTVVAVKHANPCGVASADNIYDAYIKAYEADPVSIFGGIIVANREIDERTASEINKIFIEIVIAPSYTKEAFEILSQKKNIRILQLDNISAKLPEGTYDMKKVAGGLLVQTYNNQLINMDDLRCVTEKKPTQDELEDLIFAMKVVKHSKSNGIALARNKQSLGVGPGQTNRIMAARIAIEYAGERSKGAVMASDAFFPFPDCVEAAAKAGITAIIQPGGSIKDQESIDACNKYGIAMIFTGIRHFKH
- the purN gene encoding phosphoribosylglycinamide formyltransferase: MLRIGVLVSGGGTNLQAIIDKINSGYLKDCSIVTVVSSRPGAYALERANRHGIPAVCIPRKDYAGVDEYDRALIEHFSKYDVDLVVMAGFLSILGETFITRYKNRIINVHPSLIPSFCGKGYYGLIPHIKALEYGVKVTGATVHFVDLEADAGAIILQKAVCVKDDDTPETLQKRVMEEAEWNILPEAIKLFAEGRITVEGRKVRINSGV
- the purM gene encoding phosphoribosylformylglycinamidine cyclo-ligase, translated to MTTYKESGVDVEAGYEAVRLMRDHVRRTFRPEVLTDIGGFGGLFALDKAKFKEPVLVSGTDGVGTKLKIAFLMDKHDTIGIDCVAMCVNDIACSGAEPLFFLDYIAVGKNRPEKVANIVKGVADGCVMAGCSLIGGETAEMPGFYPENEYDVAGFAVGIVDKSRIIDGKSIEEGDVLIGLASSGIHSNGYSLVRKVFNPTREKLNEYVESLGTTLGEELLKPTRIYVKTVADLIERFEIKGISHITGGGFIENIPRMVPEGLRVRINKGTWPVLPIFSLIQKIGDIPEKDMFNTFNMGIGMVMAVDRNIAGDVAAYLNEKGEKAYIIGELIKGDSGVDIC